In the genome of Acidimicrobiales bacterium, one region contains:
- a CDS encoding phosphatase PAP2 family protein codes for MARPRVLVVVAATAAAVFTALLLAVSVHRGPLPLDGTVRDWFETLSSPESRNVIRPVAMLGAREVLIPLLVIGGAVLSMRRRTPGPLVMLVGSYLGMALVVGPVKTILHRPEPGDLAGDLGRSFPSGHAAQAILVYGMLGLLLVAQSLAPRARAVATIVPILVIGTAGFAVLFREAHWFSDMVAGYAIGLVWMAGPVALAHHRAPWLLGITPAGGTPRGKTTSGVAG; via the coding sequence GTGGCACGCCCGCGGGTCCTCGTGGTGGTGGCGGCCACGGCGGCCGCGGTGTTCACGGCCCTCCTCCTCGCCGTCAGCGTCCACCGGGGTCCCCTGCCCCTGGACGGCACCGTGCGCGACTGGTTCGAGACGCTGTCCAGCCCGGAGAGCCGAAACGTGATTCGCCCCGTGGCGATGCTCGGCGCCCGCGAGGTGCTCATCCCCCTGCTGGTGATCGGCGGCGCGGTTCTGTCGATGCGGCGCCGGACGCCGGGCCCGTTGGTGATGCTGGTCGGCAGCTACCTCGGCATGGCACTGGTCGTGGGACCCGTCAAGACCATCCTCCACCGCCCCGAGCCGGGCGACCTGGCCGGCGACCTCGGGCGCAGCTTCCCCTCAGGGCACGCCGCCCAGGCCATCCTGGTCTACGGCATGCTCGGGCTCCTGCTCGTGGCCCAGTCGCTGGCCCCCCGCGCCCGGGCGGTGGCCACCATCGTCCCGATCCTCGTCATCGGTACCGCCGGCTTCGCCGTGCTGTTCCGCGAGGCCCACTGGTTCAGCGACATGGTCGCCGGCTACGCCATCGGGCTGGTCTGGATGGCCGGCCCCGTGGCGCTCGCCCACCACCGGGCCCCGTGGTTGCTCGGGATCACGCCCGCCGGTGGGACGCCGAGAGGCAAGACCACCAGCGGCGTCGCAGGCTGA
- a CDS encoding CTP synthase, with product MTKHIFVTGGVSSSLGKGITASALGRLLKARGLRVTMQKLDPYINVDPGTMNPFEHGEVFVTDDGGETDLDLGHYERFIDENLHRESNTTTGSIYQSVIAKERRGDFLGRTVQVIPHVTNEIKERITRLAGDDVDVVITEVGGTVGDIEILPFLEAIRQFRKDVGRENVCYIHLTLVPYLGPSGEQKTKPTQHSVTELRSRGIQPDVIVCRSDQALSDGLKRKISLLCDVPTHAVVSAVDASNLYAIPLVLHDEGLDDEVCRLLQLDTPDPELSRWTSLVRLVEAATKPVRIGLIGKYVNLADAYLSVVEALRHAGFHHGAKVEIDWIQAEEVTGMLADGRLRDLDGMVIPGGFGERGIDGKIAAAAYARENDVPCLGLCLGLQVMVIDFARSKAGLPSANSREFDPQSPELVIDLMDEQREVVNMGGTMRLGSYVARLKPGSLVEKAYGEPVVYERHRHRYEVNPRYRHRLEDAGLVCSGTSPDDRLVEFIELPGHPCWIGTQAHPEFKSRPDRPHPLFFELVGAALDRAEGRNPQLPVI from the coding sequence GTGACGAAGCACATCTTCGTGACGGGGGGCGTGTCCTCGTCGCTGGGCAAGGGCATCACCGCTTCCGCCCTCGGCCGCCTCCTCAAGGCCCGAGGCCTCCGGGTCACCATGCAGAAGCTCGACCCGTACATCAACGTCGACCCCGGGACGATGAACCCCTTCGAGCACGGAGAGGTGTTCGTCACCGACGACGGCGGCGAGACCGACCTCGACCTCGGGCACTACGAGCGCTTCATCGACGAGAACCTGCACCGGGAGTCCAACACCACCACGGGATCGATCTACCAGTCGGTGATCGCCAAGGAGCGCCGGGGCGACTTCCTCGGCAGGACCGTGCAGGTCATCCCCCACGTCACCAACGAGATCAAGGAGCGCATCACCCGCCTGGCCGGTGACGACGTCGACGTCGTGATCACCGAGGTCGGTGGCACCGTCGGCGACATCGAGATCCTCCCGTTCCTGGAGGCCATCCGGCAGTTCCGCAAGGACGTGGGCCGGGAGAACGTCTGCTACATCCACCTCACGCTGGTGCCGTACCTCGGCCCGAGCGGGGAGCAGAAGACCAAGCCCACCCAGCACTCGGTCACCGAGCTGCGCAGCCGTGGCATCCAGCCCGACGTGATCGTCTGCCGCTCGGATCAGGCCCTCTCCGACGGCCTGAAGCGGAAGATCTCCCTGCTGTGCGACGTGCCGACGCACGCCGTGGTGAGCGCCGTCGACGCCAGCAACCTCTACGCCATCCCCCTCGTCCTGCACGACGAGGGCCTCGACGACGAGGTGTGCCGGCTGCTCCAGCTCGACACGCCCGACCCCGAGCTGTCGCGCTGGACGTCGCTGGTCCGCCTGGTGGAAGCGGCCACGAAGCCGGTTCGCATCGGGCTCATCGGGAAGTACGTGAACCTGGCCGACGCGTACCTGTCGGTGGTGGAGGCGCTGCGCCACGCCGGGTTCCACCATGGCGCCAAGGTCGAGATCGACTGGATCCAGGCGGAGGAGGTCACCGGCATGCTGGCCGACGGCCGCCTGCGCGACCTCGACGGCATGGTGATCCCCGGCGGGTTCGGGGAACGGGGCATCGACGGCAAGATCGCCGCCGCCGCCTACGCCCGTGAGAACGACGTGCCCTGCCTGGGCCTGTGCCTCGGGCTCCAGGTGATGGTGATCGACTTCGCCCGGAGCAAGGCCGGCCTCCCTTCTGCCAACTCCCGCGAGTTCGACCCCCAGTCGCCCGAGCTGGTGATAGACCTGATGGACGAGCAGCGCGAGGTCGTCAACATGGGCGGCACCATGCGCCTCGGCTCCTACGTGGCCAGGCTCAAGCCCGGGTCCCTGGTGGAGAAGGCGTACGGCGAGCCGGTGGTCTACGAGCGCCACCGTCACCGCTACGAGGTGAACCCGCGCTACCGCCACCGCCTGGAGGACGCCGGCCTGGTGTGCTCGGGGACGTCACCCGACGACCGGCTGGTGGAGTTCATCGAGCTTCCGGGGCACCCGTGCTGGATCGGGACCCAGGCCCATCCCGAGTTCAAGAGCCGGCCCGACCGGCCCCACCCGCTGTTCTTCGAGCTGGTGGGCGCCGCTCTCGACCGGGCCGAGGGCCGCAACCCCCAGCTGCCGGTCATCTGA
- a CDS encoding NUDIX hydrolase, with protein MSGFRKLGEREVWRGTVVWAAVGRHVAPDGTEFERDVVHHPGAVVVVPVIDDGAAVLLVRQYRAPLERELLEVPAGKRDVQDERPEVTAMREMEEEVGMRAGRLEKLAEFYNSPGFCDEHSYLFMGLDLEPCPTSFQGVEETHMTIERVELADVPTLVSSGAIVDAKTIIALCLAREALSGR; from the coding sequence GTGAGCGGCTTCCGGAAGCTGGGCGAGCGCGAGGTGTGGCGGGGCACCGTGGTGTGGGCCGCCGTCGGCCGCCACGTCGCGCCCGACGGCACCGAGTTCGAGCGCGACGTGGTGCACCACCCCGGGGCGGTCGTGGTCGTCCCGGTCATCGACGACGGTGCCGCCGTGCTCCTGGTCCGCCAGTACCGGGCGCCCCTCGAGCGGGAGCTGTTGGAGGTTCCCGCCGGCAAGCGGGATGTGCAGGACGAGCGGCCCGAGGTCACGGCCATGCGGGAGATGGAGGAGGAGGTCGGGATGCGGGCCGGCCGCTTGGAGAAGCTGGCCGAGTTCTACAACTCGCCCGGCTTCTGCGACGAGCACTCCTACCTGTTCATGGGGCTCGACCTCGAACCGTGCCCGACCTCGTTCCAGGGCGTGGAGGAGACGCACATGACCATCGAGCGGGTGGAGCTGGCCGACGTCCCCACCCTCGTGTCGTCGGGAGCCATCGTGGATGCCAAGACGATCATCGCCCTGTGCCTGGCCCGTGAGGCGTTGTCCGGGCGCTGA